One genomic region from Streptomyces sp. NBC_00457 encodes:
- a CDS encoding M14 family metallopeptidase has translation MRLRIRGSGARGGRRTAALAALAAFALAAPLAATATNATADGGARPTASADDIRQYEVHMHSTAKDRTAIQQAGVTVDDADDHGVVVSGRADQIKKLRQLGYEVTPLGAVPDRSAGEDDVRLLDFPSADSKYHNYAEMTSEINSLVSANPGIASQRTIGTSYQGRNIVAIKISDNVSTDESEPEVLFTHHQHAREHLTVEMALYLLRELTSDYGTDSRVTSMVNNREIWIVPDLNPDGGEYDIASGSYRSWRKNRQPNSGSSYVGTDLNRNWNYRWGCCGGSSGSTSSETYRGTAAESAPEVKVVANFVRSRVVGGVQQIKAGVDFHTYSELVLWPFGYTSADTTTGMTADDRNAFATVGGKMAASNGYTPEQSSDLYITDGSIDDWLWGNQKIFGYTFEMYPRSSSGGGFYPPDEVIERETSRNRDAVLQLLENADCMYRSIGKEAQYCS, from the coding sequence ATGCGACTTCGCATACGCGGCTCAGGCGCGCGAGGCGGCAGACGAACCGCCGCGCTGGCCGCTCTCGCCGCCTTCGCGCTCGCGGCCCCCCTCGCCGCGACGGCCACGAACGCCACCGCGGACGGCGGCGCCCGCCCCACGGCCTCGGCGGACGACATCCGCCAGTACGAGGTCCATATGCACTCGACGGCCAAGGACCGTACGGCGATCCAGCAGGCCGGCGTGACCGTCGACGACGCCGACGACCACGGCGTGGTCGTCTCGGGCCGCGCCGACCAGATCAAGAAGCTGCGCCAACTCGGCTACGAGGTCACGCCGTTGGGCGCGGTCCCGGACCGCTCGGCCGGCGAGGACGACGTACGGCTGCTCGACTTCCCGTCGGCCGACTCCAAGTACCACAACTACGCGGAGATGACGAGCGAGATCAACTCCCTCGTCTCGGCCAACCCGGGCATCGCGAGCCAGCGGACCATCGGCACGTCGTACCAGGGCCGGAACATCGTCGCCATCAAGATCAGCGACAACGTCTCCACCGACGAGTCCGAGCCGGAGGTGCTGTTCACGCACCACCAGCACGCGCGTGAGCACCTCACCGTCGAGATGGCGCTGTATCTGCTGCGGGAGTTGACGTCCGACTACGGCACCGACTCCCGTGTCACCAGCATGGTGAACAACCGCGAGATCTGGATCGTGCCCGACCTCAACCCCGACGGCGGCGAGTACGACATCGCGAGCGGCTCGTACCGCTCCTGGCGGAAGAACCGGCAGCCCAACTCCGGTTCGTCGTACGTCGGCACCGACCTCAACCGGAACTGGAACTACCGGTGGGGCTGCTGTGGCGGGTCGTCGGGGTCGACGTCCTCGGAGACGTACCGGGGCACCGCCGCCGAGTCCGCGCCCGAGGTGAAGGTCGTCGCCAACTTCGTGCGCAGCCGGGTCGTCGGCGGTGTGCAGCAGATCAAGGCGGGGGTCGACTTCCACACGTACAGCGAGCTGGTGCTGTGGCCCTTCGGGTACACCTCCGCCGACACGACGACCGGCATGACGGCGGACGACCGCAACGCCTTCGCCACGGTGGGCGGCAAGATGGCCGCCAGCAACGGCTACACGCCCGAGCAGTCCAGTGACCTGTACATCACCGACGGGTCGATCGACGACTGGCTGTGGGGCAACCAGAAGATCTTCGGGTACACCTTCGAGATGTATCCGCGGTCGAGCTCCGGGGGTGGGTTCTACCCGCCCGACGAGGTGATCGAGCGGGAGACGTCGCGGAACCGGGATGCGGTGTTGCAGTTGCTGGAGAACGCGGACTGTATGTACAGGTCTATTGGGAAAGAGGCCCAGTACTGCAGTTAG
- a CDS encoding sialidase family protein: MSRPFPSRRLSVLGAVAIVVVAALVVVAWPRADQADSADGEPEGRCASSVPYTSGMGGYASYRIPAVVRTEAGTLLAFAEGRSVGKEDHGDIDIVLRRSRDGGCTWGQLRVVAAGEGDTRGNPAPVVDPRSGNIVLVTSYHSGDVTEARILRGEATDEQGRRVFVQTSTDDGRSFSAPREITSAVKRPGWRWYATGPGHAIALTRGDHAGRLVVPANHSSAPPSGSPDTGQEPKYYGAHTIYSDDGGRSWRLGFVEDAYEGVHNANESTAAQLPDGRLYFNARNQKGTSPGNRLDAYSSDGGASLDRGYAEQSSLNDVPLVEGSVLQLAGERGNLLFSGPSVPTDRAAMALWSSTDGGRSFGKVLTLSSRKAAYSDLVQADAETVGVLYETGVETAYEVIEFRRVPLRELPTDGG, encoded by the coding sequence ATGAGCCGCCCTTTCCCGAGCCGCCGCTTATCCGTGCTCGGTGCTGTCGCGATCGTCGTCGTCGCCGCGCTGGTGGTCGTCGCCTGGCCCAGGGCGGATCAGGCCGACAGTGCGGATGGTGAGCCGGAGGGAAGGTGCGCATCCTCGGTGCCGTACACGTCGGGCATGGGCGGCTACGCCAGCTACCGCATACCCGCCGTCGTCCGGACCGAGGCCGGGACCTTGCTCGCCTTCGCCGAAGGGCGGTCAGTCGGCAAGGAGGACCACGGCGACATCGACATCGTGCTCAGGCGGTCGCGCGACGGCGGTTGTACGTGGGGGCAATTGCGGGTCGTCGCGGCGGGCGAGGGGGACACCCGGGGCAATCCGGCGCCGGTCGTGGATCCCCGGTCCGGGAACATCGTGCTCGTCACCTCGTATCACAGCGGTGACGTCACCGAAGCGCGGATTCTGCGCGGTGAGGCCACGGACGAGCAGGGCCGCCGGGTCTTCGTGCAGACGAGCACGGACGACGGTCGGTCCTTCTCCGCGCCACGGGAGATCACGTCGGCGGTGAAGCGGCCCGGCTGGCGCTGGTACGCCACGGGGCCGGGCCATGCCATCGCCCTGACGCGCGGTGACCACGCGGGGCGCCTGGTCGTGCCCGCCAACCACTCCTCCGCGCCGCCCTCGGGGTCGCCGGACACCGGCCAGGAGCCCAAGTACTACGGGGCGCACACGATCTACAGCGACGACGGAGGGCGGTCCTGGCGCCTCGGTTTCGTCGAGGACGCCTACGAGGGCGTGCACAACGCCAACGAGTCGACGGCGGCCCAACTGCCGGACGGACGGCTGTATTTCAATGCCCGGAACCAGAAGGGCACGAGCCCGGGGAACCGCCTTGACGCCTACTCCAGTGATGGGGGTGCGAGCCTCGACCGAGGTTATGCGGAGCAGAGCTCGCTGAACGACGTGCCCTTGGTGGAGGGCAGCGTGCTGCAACTGGCAGGGGAAAGAGGGAACTTGCTGTTCTCGGGGCCCTCCGTGCCGACCGACCGTGCGGCGATGGCGCTGTGGAGCAGTACGGACGGAGGACGGTCCTTCGGCAAGGTGCTGACCCTGTCCTCACGGAAGGCCGCGTACTCGGACCTCGTGCAGGCCGATGCCGAGACCGTGGGGGTCCTGTACGAAACTGGCGTCGAGACGGCGTACGAAGTGATCGAGTTCCGGCGCGTCCCGTTGCGGGAGTTGCCGACGGACGGCGGGTAG
- a CDS encoding amino acid deaminase, protein MAVEALARLAEERVDHRFKGLPPDADGLTVAELTAQRRNLFTGGFATPVLALSAERLEHNLALMESYTTRHGLAFAPHGKTSMAPQLFHRQIEHGAWGITLAVPHQVRVARAFGIQRIFLANEVVDPAALRWIAAELDSDPDFRFICYVDSVRGVEQMDAALHGASRPLDVVVELAAGEGARTGVRTEAECAAVADAVAATRTLRLVGVAGYEGEVPQADPERVRAWLRRLVALADDFDKAGRFTDTDEIVVSAGGSAWFDAVADVFAEIPELGGPVRKLLRSGAYVSHDDGHYRKLTPFTRVPEEGALEPAFRLWTQIVSRPSPDQAFANAGKRDAAYDLDLPFAQVVRRDGTERPATGIEVTSLSDQHAWIRTAPEADLDVGDWLGMGLSHPCTSFDKWQLIPVAEADGTVVDYIRTFF, encoded by the coding sequence ATGGCCGTTGAAGCGCTCGCCCGCCTGGCCGAGGAACGCGTCGACCACCGCTTCAAGGGCCTCCCGCCGGACGCCGACGGCCTGACCGTCGCCGAGCTGACGGCCCAGCGCCGCAACCTCTTCACCGGCGGCTTCGCCACGCCCGTGCTCGCCCTCTCCGCCGAGCGGCTGGAACACAATCTCGCGCTCATGGAGTCGTACACGACCCGCCACGGTCTCGCCTTCGCCCCGCACGGCAAGACGTCCATGGCCCCGCAGCTCTTCCACCGCCAGATCGAGCACGGCGCCTGGGGCATCACCCTCGCCGTGCCGCACCAGGTGCGGGTGGCGCGGGCCTTCGGCATTCAGCGGATCTTCCTGGCCAATGAGGTGGTCGATCCGGCGGCTCTGCGGTGGATCGCCGCCGAGTTGGACTCGGACCCGGACTTCCGGTTCATCTGCTACGTCGACTCCGTGCGCGGCGTCGAGCAGATGGACGCCGCGCTGCACGGCGCGTCACGTCCGCTGGACGTCGTCGTCGAGCTCGCCGCCGGTGAGGGCGCCCGTACCGGCGTGCGCACGGAGGCGGAGTGCGCGGCGGTCGCGGACGCCGTGGCGGCCACGCGGACCCTGCGTCTCGTCGGTGTCGCGGGGTACGAGGGCGAGGTCCCGCAGGCCGATCCGGAGCGGGTGCGCGCGTGGCTGCGGCGGCTCGTCGCGCTGGCCGACGACTTCGACAAGGCGGGGCGGTTCACGGACACGGACGAGATCGTCGTCAGCGCCGGCGGCAGCGCCTGGTTCGACGCGGTGGCCGACGTCTTCGCGGAGATCCCTGAACTCGGCGGCCCCGTACGGAAGTTGCTGCGCTCGGGCGCCTACGTCTCGCACGACGACGGCCACTACCGCAAGCTGACCCCCTTCACCCGGGTCCCCGAGGAGGGCGCGCTGGAGCCCGCGTTCCGCCTGTGGACGCAGATCGTCTCCCGCCCCTCGCCCGACCAGGCCTTCGCCAACGCGGGCAAGCGGGACGCGGCGTACGACCTGGATCTGCCCTTCGCCCAGGTCGTACGGCGGGACGGCACCGAGCGCCCGGCGACCGGCATCGAGGTCACCAGCCTCTCCGACCAGCACGCCTGGATCCGCACGGCCCCGGAGGCCGACCTCGACGTGGGCGACTGGCTCGGCATGGGCCTGTCGCACCCGTGCACGTCCTTCGACAAGTGGCAGCTGATCCCGGTCGCGGAGGCGGACGGGACGGTCGTCGACTACATCCGTACGTTCTTCTAG
- a CDS encoding sugar kinase: MTVTGPCNAPDVVDVVALGESMVTFLPTRPGRLADVPSFDRGIGGAESNVACVLAAAGHSARWVSRVGTDGFGDHLTEAIGGYGVDVSAVRRDPERPTGVYFRTAGDRATDAHEVAYYRAGSAASAMAVENVDMEAVRAGRVLHLSGITAALSDECFGLLWQLTAPRPDRPLISFDVNFRPGLWHDADGPRVLLDLARRADIVFVGTDEARVAWGITGGPEKIRELLPEPGVLVVKEGARGATAFSQAQPAGGRAAGAAEGEPTVNAHPSRPAADSAHPSSPPAAGSRAAGAARVGAGGNPQAPGRATHPRPTATPVTFVPALNVTPVAAVGAGDAFAAGFLSGTLRDLPVRDRLRHGHLMAAATLTAPGDLAAPPARAHADRLAALDDEAWGTLRLGPGWTTQQAEEEVRTP, from the coding sequence GTGACCGTCACCGGACCCTGCAATGCCCCCGACGTCGTGGACGTCGTCGCGCTCGGCGAGTCCATGGTCACGTTCCTGCCCACCCGCCCGGGCCGCCTCGCCGACGTCCCGTCCTTCGACCGCGGAATCGGCGGCGCGGAATCCAACGTGGCGTGCGTGCTGGCCGCCGCCGGGCATTCGGCCCGCTGGGTGAGCCGCGTCGGCACGGACGGCTTCGGCGACCATTTGACCGAGGCGATCGGGGGGTACGGCGTCGACGTGTCGGCGGTGCGGAGGGACCCGGAGCGTCCGACAGGCGTGTACTTCCGTACGGCGGGGGACCGGGCGACCGATGCGCACGAGGTGGCGTACTACCGAGCCGGGTCGGCGGCATCGGCGATGGCCGTGGAGAACGTGGACATGGAGGCGGTGCGGGCGGGGCGAGTGCTGCACTTGTCCGGGATCACGGCGGCCCTCTCCGACGAGTGCTTCGGCCTGCTCTGGCAGCTCACGGCCCCTCGCCCGGACCGACCGCTCATCTCCTTCGACGTCAACTTCCGCCCCGGCCTCTGGCACGACGCCGACGGCCCCCGCGTCCTCCTCGACCTCGCCCGCCGCGCCGACATCGTCTTCGTCGGCACGGACGAGGCGAGGGTGGCCTGGGGTATCACCGGCGGCCCGGAGAAGATCCGCGAACTGCTGCCGGAGCCGGGGGTGCTGGTGGTGAAGGAGGGGGCGCGGGGGGCGACGGCGTTCTCCCAGGCGCAGCCTGCGGGTGGTCGTGCCGCGGGGGCGGCCGAAGGCGAGCCGACGGTCAACGCGCACCCTTCCCGCCCAGCTGCGGACAGCGCGCACCCCTCCAGCCCCCCAGCTGCGGGCAGTCGTGCCGCTGGGGCGGCACGGGTGGGCGCAGGCGGCAACCCGCAAGCGCCGGGCCGCGCGACCCACCCCCGGCCCACCGCAACGCCGGTCACCTTCGTCCCCGCCCTCAATGTCACCCCCGTAGCCGCGGTCGGCGCAGGTGACGCCTTCGCCGCCGGATTCCTCTCCGGCACGCTCCGCGACCTCCCCGTCCGGGACCGCCTCCGCCACGGCCACCTCATGGCCGCCGCCACCCTCACCGCCCCCGGCGACCTGGCCGCACCCCCCGCCCGCGCCCACGCCGACCGTCTCGCCGCCCTCGACGACGAGGCGTGGGGGACACTTCGACTCGGCCCCGGCTGGACGACCCAGCAGGCCGAGGAGGAGGTACGCACCCCATGA
- a CDS encoding RidA family protein yields MTDKTALTPKTHTTPPAKFSHGVKKGNILQVAGQVGFLPAVEGQPPTPAGPTLREQTLQTLANVKAILEEGGASWDDVMMIRVYLTDVAHFAEMNEIYNAYFEEQGLTQPPAARTTVYVGLPAGLLIEIDALAVLND; encoded by the coding sequence ATGACCGACAAGACCGCCCTCACCCCCAAGACCCACACCACGCCCCCCGCGAAGTTCTCGCACGGCGTGAAGAAGGGCAACATCCTCCAGGTCGCCGGCCAGGTCGGCTTCCTGCCCGCGGTCGAGGGACAGCCCCCGACGCCGGCCGGCCCGACCCTGCGGGAGCAGACCCTCCAGACCCTCGCCAACGTCAAGGCGATCCTGGAGGAGGGCGGAGCCTCTTGGGACGACGTGATGATGATCCGCGTCTACCTCACCGACGTCGCCCACTTCGCCGAGATGAACGAGATCTACAACGCGTACTTCGAGGAGCAGGGCCTCACCCAGCCGCCCGCCGCGCGCACGACCGTCTACGTCGGCCTGCCCGCGGGGCTCCTCATCGAGATCGACGCATTGGCCGTACTGAACGACTGA
- a CDS encoding GntP family permease produces the protein MSYPLAAAAPAETPPHTGGLLLLIDGTAGLLTVAALGIALLLFLIIKARLQPFVALLAVSIAVGLLAGLSVTELFGTVQRSDAVSTIESGMGGILGHVAIIIGLGTMLGAILEVSGGAEVLASRLLNLFGEKRAPLAMGVTGVIFGIPVFFDVGIFVLAPIVYAAAKRSGKSILLYCLPLLAGLSMTHAFLPPHPGPVAAAGLLHVDLGWVILMGVVCGVPAVLAAWVFSDWIGKRIFVAVPQDMVEAAAEAKLAVVNEQREAGVEPPEKPVPLGTVLAIIGTPLVLILAATFSSIALDPSTARSVIEFFGSPFVALTIALLLAYYLLGLRRGWSRKSLERVSTSSLKPVGNILLVVGAGGIFGAVLKASGVAQALSDTFNDVGLPVIVLSYLISVVLRVAQGSATVAIVTTAGIVAPLLSEGDHSQAFIALVIMAISAGSIFASHVNDGGFWMVAKYFGISERDTLKTWTVLETVLSVGGFVMAAVLSLFM, from the coding sequence ATGTCCTATCCGCTCGCCGCCGCCGCCCCCGCCGAAACCCCACCCCACACCGGAGGCCTGCTCCTCCTCATCGACGGCACCGCCGGACTCCTCACCGTCGCCGCCCTCGGCATCGCCCTCCTCCTCTTCCTGATCATCAAGGCGAGACTCCAACCCTTCGTCGCCCTCCTCGCCGTCTCCATAGCCGTCGGCCTGCTCGCAGGACTGTCCGTCACCGAACTCTTCGGCACCGTCCAGCGAAGCGACGCCGTGTCCACCATCGAGTCCGGCATGGGCGGCATCCTCGGCCATGTCGCGATCATCATCGGCCTGGGCACCATGCTCGGCGCGATCCTCGAAGTCAGCGGCGGCGCCGAGGTGCTGGCCTCCCGGCTGCTGAACCTCTTCGGCGAGAAGCGCGCACCGCTCGCCATGGGCGTCACCGGCGTGATCTTCGGTATCCCGGTCTTCTTCGACGTGGGCATCTTCGTCCTGGCGCCGATCGTGTACGCGGCGGCGAAGCGGAGCGGCAAGTCGATCCTGCTCTACTGCCTGCCCCTGCTGGCGGGCCTGTCGATGACCCACGCGTTCCTGCCCCCGCACCCCGGCCCGGTGGCGGCAGCGGGTCTGCTCCACGTCGACCTCGGCTGGGTCATCCTCATGGGCGTCGTCTGCGGTGTTCCCGCGGTGCTGGCCGCCTGGGTGTTCTCGGACTGGATCGGCAAGCGGATCTTCGTCGCCGTACCGCAGGACATGGTCGAGGCGGCGGCCGAGGCGAAGCTGGCGGTCGTCAACGAGCAGCGCGAGGCGGGCGTCGAGCCGCCGGAGAAGCCGGTTCCGCTCGGTACGGTCCTCGCCATCATCGGTACGCCCCTGGTGCTGATCCTCGCCGCGACCTTCTCCTCCATCGCCCTGGACCCCTCCACGGCCCGCTCGGTGATCGAGTTCTTCGGCAGCCCCTTCGTCGCCCTCACCATCGCCCTGCTGCTCGCGTACTACCTGCTCGGCCTCCGGCGCGGCTGGTCCCGCAAGTCCCTGGAGCGGGTGTCCACGTCGTCCCTCAAGCCCGTCGGCAACATCCTGCTCGTCGTCGGCGCGGGCGGGATCTTCGGCGCCGTCCTCAAGGCCAGCGGCGTCGCCCAGGCCCTCTCCGACACCTTCAACGACGTCGGCCTCCCCGTGATCGTCCTCTCCTACCTGATCTCGGTCGTCCTGCGCGTCGCCCAGGGCTCGGCCACGGTGGCGATCGTCACGACGGCCGGCATCGTCGCCCCCCTCCTCTCCGAGGGCGACCACTCCCAGGCCTTCATCGCCCTCGTCATCATGGCCATCTCCGCGGGCTCCATCTTCGCCTCCCACGTCAACGACGGCGGCTTCTGGATGGTCGCCAAGTACTTCGGCATCAGCGAGCGCGACACCCTCAAGACCTGGACTGTGCTGGAGACGGTGTTGTCGGTCGGGGGCTTCGTCATGGCGGCCGTACTCAGCCTGTTCATGTAG
- a CDS encoding S1 family peptidase, translated as MRKPLVVGLFALALAGVGASPAVAVEPTPTGSVTGGEPDTLSGAVHDVVTSATATVSRLTAPKAQAVTFAGTVALSNCSGSVVRFPDSEDNDPALVMSNGHCLESGFPGPGEVIVDKASSRTFGLLNSAGSRVATLRASKIAYATMTDTDVSMYQLTTTYGAIKSSYGIDPLTISEARPAAGTAITVVSGYWKQTYACDIDGFAHRLKEGDWTWKDSVRYTDSCDTIGGTSGSPVVDNATGQVVAVNNTLNEDGARCTVNNPCEVAENGTVTVHTGIGYGQQTYQMAPCFGVDNKLDLSASGCTLPKP; from the coding sequence ATGAGAAAACCTCTGGTCGTCGGGCTCTTCGCCCTGGCGCTTGCCGGAGTGGGCGCCAGCCCCGCCGTCGCGGTCGAACCCACCCCCACGGGCTCGGTCACGGGCGGGGAACCGGACACGCTCTCGGGCGCGGTCCACGACGTGGTCACGTCCGCCACGGCGACCGTCTCCCGGCTCACGGCGCCGAAGGCGCAGGCCGTCACGTTCGCCGGCACCGTCGCGCTGAGCAACTGCTCCGGCTCGGTCGTCCGCTTCCCGGACTCGGAGGACAACGACCCGGCGCTGGTGATGTCCAACGGCCACTGCCTGGAGTCCGGCTTTCCCGGGCCCGGCGAGGTCATCGTCGACAAGGCATCCAGCCGCACCTTCGGCCTGCTGAACTCCGCCGGTTCCCGCGTCGCGACGCTGCGGGCCAGCAAGATCGCGTACGCGACGATGACCGACACGGACGTCTCGATGTACCAGCTCACCACCACCTACGGTGCGATCAAGAGCTCGTACGGCATAGACCCGCTGACGATCAGCGAAGCGCGCCCCGCCGCCGGCACCGCCATCACCGTCGTCTCCGGCTACTGGAAGCAGACGTACGCCTGCGACATCGACGGCTTCGCCCACCGCCTCAAGGAGGGCGACTGGACCTGGAAGGACTCGGTCCGTTACACCGACTCCTGCGACACCATCGGGGGCACCTCGGGCTCGCCGGTGGTCGACAACGCGACCGGTCAGGTCGTCGCCGTCAACAACACCCTCAACGAGGACGGCGCGCGCTGCACCGTCAACAACCCCTGCGAGGTCGCCGAGAACGGCACGGTCACCGTCCACACGGGCATCGGCTACGGCCAGCAGACCTACCAGATGGCGCCCTGCTTCGGCGTCGACAACAAGCTCGACCTGAGCGCGAGCGGCTGCACCCTGCCCAAGCCGTAG
- a CDS encoding N-acyl-D-amino-acid deacylase family protein — protein MADLVIRDADVVDGSGASAYRADVVVDDGRIVSIVKEAAAAGCQRPKAMRELDAEGLVLSPGFIDMHAHSDLALLRDPDHSAKAAQGVTLEVIGQDGLSYAPVDDRTLAEVRRAITGWNGNGDDIDFDWRSVGEYLDRLDRGIAVNAAYLIPQGTVRMLAVGWEDREATPEELDRMRQLVAEGMRQGAVGMSSGLTYTPGMYAKDAELTELCRVVAEYGGYYCPHHRSYGAGALQAYEEMVALTREAGCALHLAHATMNFGVNKGRAPELLTLLDDALAAGADISLDTYPYTPGCTTLAAMLPSWASEGGPEAILDRLADEETAERIRHHMEVVGADGCHGVPIEWDTIEISGVSGTGLDDYVGRTVQESADLRGEAPWVTARRLLLEDRLGSTILQHVGHEENVRAIMRHPVHTGGSDGILQGTKPHPRAYGTFPQYLGRYVRELGVLSLEECVAHLTSRPAARLRLPDRGLVREGYRADLVLFDPATVAAGSTFERPRALPTGIPYVLIDGRFVIEDGRRTDVLAGRAVRGTPPALA, from the coding sequence ATGGCAGATCTCGTCATCCGTGACGCGGACGTGGTCGACGGCTCGGGCGCGTCCGCGTACCGCGCCGATGTGGTGGTCGACGACGGCAGGATCGTGTCGATCGTCAAGGAGGCCGCGGCGGCGGGCTGTCAACGGCCCAAGGCGATGCGGGAGTTGGATGCCGAGGGGCTGGTCCTCTCCCCCGGCTTCATCGACATGCACGCCCACAGCGACCTCGCCCTGCTCCGTGACCCCGACCACAGCGCCAAGGCCGCACAGGGGGTCACGCTCGAAGTCATCGGCCAGGACGGGCTGTCGTACGCACCGGTCGACGACCGCACGCTCGCGGAGGTGCGCCGTGCGATCACCGGCTGGAACGGCAACGGTGACGACATCGACTTCGACTGGCGGTCGGTGGGCGAGTATCTGGACCGGCTGGATCGCGGGATCGCGGTGAACGCCGCCTATCTCATCCCGCAGGGCACGGTCCGGATGCTCGCCGTCGGCTGGGAGGACCGGGAGGCGACGCCCGAAGAGCTGGACCGGATGCGGCAGTTGGTCGCGGAGGGGATGCGGCAGGGCGCGGTCGGCATGTCGTCGGGGCTCACCTACACCCCCGGCATGTACGCCAAGGACGCCGAACTGACCGAGCTGTGCCGGGTGGTGGCGGAGTACGGCGGCTACTACTGCCCGCACCACCGCTCGTACGGCGCGGGCGCCCTTCAGGCGTACGAGGAGATGGTCGCCCTGACCCGGGAGGCGGGCTGCGCGCTCCATCTCGCCCACGCCACCATGAACTTCGGCGTGAACAAGGGCCGGGCGCCCGAGCTGCTGACGCTGCTGGACGACGCGCTGGCCGCCGGAGCCGACATCAGCCTCGACACGTACCCCTACACGCCCGGCTGCACCACCCTGGCCGCCATGCTGCCGAGCTGGGCGAGCGAGGGCGGCCCGGAGGCGATCCTCGATCGGCTCGCGGACGAGGAGACGGCCGAGCGGATCCGCCATCACATGGAGGTCGTGGGCGCGGACGGGTGCCATGGCGTGCCCATCGAGTGGGACACGATCGAGATCTCGGGCGTGAGCGGGACCGGCCTCGACGACTATGTCGGCCGTACGGTCCAGGAGTCGGCGGACCTGCGCGGCGAGGCCCCTTGGGTGACCGCCCGGCGGCTGCTGCTGGAGGACCGGCTCGGTTCGACGATCCTTCAGCACGTGGGCCATGAGGAGAACGTCCGCGCGATCATGCGGCACCCCGTCCACACGGGCGGCTCGGACGGCATCCTCCAGGGGACGAAGCCGCATCCGCGCGCGTACGGGACGTTCCCGCAGTATCTCGGCCGGTACGTACGGGAGTTGGGCGTGCTGTCCCTGGAGGAGTGCGTCGCCCACCTCACCTCGCGCCCGGCCGCGCGGCTGCGGCTGCCGGACCGGGGCCTGGTCCGCGAGGGCTACCGGGCGGACCTGGTGCTGTTCGACCCGGCGACGGTGGCGGCGGGTTCGACCTTCGAGCGACCCCGGGCCCTCCCGACGGGCATTCCGTACGTCCTGATCGACGGGCGGTTCGTGATCGAGGACGGGCGGCGGACGGACGTACTCGCGGGGCGGGCGGTCCGTGGAACTCCGCCCGCCCTCGCTTGA
- a CDS encoding IclR family transcriptional regulator, producing the protein MSQTVDRALSILPLLAEGPADLGQVADRLGVHKSTALRLLRTLHEHGMVYRQSDQRYRLGARLIALAQEAMENLDIREIAHPHLVRLNEQCGHTVHLAVYEEDEVLYIDKVESRYPVRMYSRIGKPVAITVAAVAKLLLADLPEHERRALAEKLDYPMYTARSTPHPDAFLRELAKVREQGWATDLGGHEESINCVAAPIRGADGRVAAAMSVSAPNVVVTADELLTLLPLVRRTADAISGEYSGRTPTKDVV; encoded by the coding sequence ATGAGCCAGACCGTCGACCGCGCACTGAGCATCCTGCCGCTGCTCGCCGAGGGCCCCGCCGACCTCGGCCAGGTCGCCGACCGCCTGGGCGTCCACAAGTCCACCGCCCTGCGTCTCCTCCGCACGCTCCACGAACACGGCATGGTCTACCGCCAGTCCGACCAGCGCTACCGCCTCGGCGCCCGCCTCATCGCCCTCGCCCAGGAGGCGATGGAGAACCTCGACATCCGCGAGATCGCCCACCCCCACCTCGTACGCCTCAACGAGCAGTGCGGACACACCGTCCACCTCGCCGTGTACGAGGAGGACGAGGTCCTCTACATCGACAAGGTGGAGAGCCGCTACCCGGTGCGCATGTACTCCCGGATCGGCAAACCGGTGGCCATCACCGTCGCCGCCGTCGCCAAACTGCTGCTCGCCGACCTCCCCGAGCACGAGCGCCGCGCCCTCGCGGAGAAGCTCGACTACCCCATGTACACGGCCCGTTCGACGCCCCACCCGGATGCCTTCCTCAGGGAACTGGCCAAGGTGCGCGAACAGGGCTGGGCCACCGACCTCGGCGGCCACGAGGAGTCCATCAACTGCGTCGCCGCACCGATCCGCGGCGCCGACGGCCGGGTCGCCGCCGCGATGTCGGTGTCCGCGCCCAACGTCGTCGTCACCGCCGACGAACTCCTCACTCTGCTCCCGCTGGTCCGCCGTACCGCGGACGCGATCAGCGGCGAGTACTCCGGCAGGACCCCGACGAAGGATGTCGTATGA